One genomic segment of Pseudomonadota bacterium includes these proteins:
- a CDS encoding acyltransferase family protein codes for MKFRFDIEGLRGLAIMMAISFHLGVPYLQGGFVSVDMFFVISGFLITSLLAGEFAKSHANNPDLATVSLKNFYIRRVRRILPVAVFVLIVTVSLGFLLFNPLRSKRILFNGVWALLFGANINAIRQATDYFQEGLPTSPLLHYWSLAVEEQFYFFWPLLFILSARNVFRIPFFRSVSWEHRVFATISFIGIASYCWSMYATHENPKGAYFSTYTRTFELATGAAAAIIVRIYPNISPFIKRLFSYLSIVLIAATVLIYPNFRGFPGYLGIVPTLATALYLVAGIPSSNAPQPFPNRFLSRNPWKLLGTISYSMYLWHFPLILALKDFNPSAGKTGLSMALILVTIFLLATITFYLIEKPCRIVSAHHQIDTSLDPLFNGSWLKKTTVAASGLAVASCLIMIVFTETPATTAQLAKSSLTQTDRQAATINRSLSPLLPHEEKFMNAWHSKVAEGVKLEFLPPNLIPLQAHLVKPTGLEPPCHDTSNPRYPIEHQSECLIGDPKAPKSIAIVGDSRAGAWIQALKGALNPEEWKIHPFTRGHSCGWSFTSPGAPASFNCAGVIDDTIERLNELQPDAIILTEVGFGDRNSFRAAIQRYLSASPKILVLSSLQGLPTFEECLGKDNSIGKCPVKMFDTAGAELQAGVSDLVTLVEVTHLICHERVCAAVIDGSPVFYDGNHFSFEMADKLSAPLKIILRQTGLFEVSPRE; via the coding sequence AAGGCCTTCGCGGCTTGGCCATCATGATGGCCATTAGCTTCCACCTCGGCGTACCCTACCTGCAAGGTGGTTTCGTTTCGGTAGATATGTTCTTCGTGATCTCAGGCTTTTTGATCACCTCACTACTCGCTGGCGAGTTCGCCAAAAGCCATGCCAACAATCCCGATCTCGCCACAGTCTCGCTGAAAAATTTCTACATTCGCCGCGTCCGACGAATTCTTCCGGTAGCGGTGTTTGTGCTCATTGTCACGGTTTCGCTGGGGTTTCTCCTTTTTAATCCTCTGCGATCGAAACGTATTCTCTTCAACGGCGTCTGGGCCCTACTCTTTGGAGCAAATATAAACGCCATAAGACAGGCGACCGACTACTTTCAAGAGGGGCTTCCCACATCACCACTCCTGCACTATTGGTCACTGGCCGTGGAGGAGCAATTTTACTTTTTCTGGCCCCTTCTCTTCATACTATCCGCACGCAACGTTTTTAGAATACCATTCTTTAGGTCGGTTTCCTGGGAACATCGAGTATTCGCCACGATAAGTTTTATTGGCATAGCCTCATACTGCTGGTCTATGTATGCCACTCATGAGAATCCGAAGGGAGCGTACTTTTCAACGTACACGCGTACCTTTGAGCTAGCAACGGGCGCTGCCGCCGCGATCATCGTTCGAATCTATCCTAATATATCGCCATTTATTAAGCGTTTATTTTCCTACCTTTCCATCGTTCTTATTGCGGCAACGGTACTAATCTATCCAAATTTTCGAGGGTTTCCTGGCTATCTCGGTATAGTACCGACACTCGCGACCGCCCTCTATCTCGTAGCCGGCATTCCATCCAGCAACGCTCCTCAGCCCTTTCCGAATCGGTTTTTAAGTCGGAATCCCTGGAAGCTGCTGGGTACGATCTCATATTCAATGTACCTGTGGCATTTTCCGCTAATCCTTGCCCTTAAGGATTTCAATCCCTCCGCAGGAAAAACAGGTCTGAGCATGGCTCTTATACTAGTGACTATTTTCCTGCTCGCTACAATCACCTTTTATCTGATCGAGAAGCCTTGTCGTATCGTATCTGCTCACCATCAGATTGACACGTCGCTCGATCCTTTATTCAATGGGTCATGGCTTAAGAAAACAACCGTTGCGGCCTCTGGCCTGGCCGTAGCCTCATGTTTAATCATGATAGTTTTTACAGAAACCCCTGCAACAACTGCACAGTTGGCTAAATCTTCTCTAACCCAAACAGATCGACAGGCGGCGACCATAAACAGGAGCCTTTCACCATTGCTCCCGCATGAAGAGAAGTTCATGAACGCCTGGCATAGTAAAGTCGCGGAAGGTGTGAAGCTAGAGTTTCTCCCCCCGAACCTTATCCCGCTCCAGGCTCATTTGGTCAAACCAACTGGGCTCGAACCTCCGTGTCACGATACCTCTAATCCCCGCTACCCGATTGAACACCAAAGCGAGTGCCTAATCGGCGATCCCAAGGCTCCGAAATCAATCGCCATTGTGGGCGACTCACGTGCCGGAGCATGGATTCAGGCGCTCAAAGGCGCTCTCAATCCCGAAGAGTGGAAGATACACCCGTTTACCCGCGGCCACAGTTGCGGCTGGTCATTTACTTCGCCTGGCGCTCCAGCGAGCTTTAATTGCGCGGGGGTCATCGACGACACCATCGAACGCCTTAATGAATTACAGCCCGACGCTATCATCCTAACAGAGGTAGGATTTGGCGACCGCAACAGCTTCCGAGCAGCCATTCAACGTTACCTTTCCGCGTCCCCCAAGATCCTCGTCCTCTCCTCGCTCCAGGGATTACCAACCTTTGAGGAGTGCCTTGGGAAAGACAACTCGATTGGAAAGTGCCCTGTTAAAATGTTCGATACAGCAGGTGCGGAGTTACAGGCCGGTGTAAGCGATCTGGTCACCCTTGTCGAAGTAACGCACCTTATCTGTCACGAGAGGGTGTGCGCGGCGGTGATCGACGGCAGCCCAGTGTTTTATGACGGCAATCACTTCTCTTTTGAAATGGCCGACAAACTCTCGGCGCCACTCAAAATAATCTTGCGTCAAACTGGTCTCTTTGAAGTTAGCCCTCGTGAATAA